The Psychrosphaera ytuae genome includes a region encoding these proteins:
- the rluB gene encoding 23S rRNA pseudouridine(2605) synthase RluB produces the protein MSEKLQKVLARSGVGSRREMETYIANNRVSVNGNVAKLGDRVDGSETIRVDGHIVDVRSREEEICRVLMYNKPEGEMCTRKDPEGRPTVYDRLPQLKNSRWIGIGRLDVNTSGLLLFTNDGELANRLMHPSYEIEREYSVRVFGEVTNETLQNITQGVELEDGLAKFDRVKAERNMSDEGKNKWYSVSLREGRNREVRRLWASQDVTVSRLVRVRYADIKLDRRLIQGGWKELGLDDVNALRKKVGLDRELREFNPNIQKETAQTRRVEHARIKRAVKKHKMRQTKKR, from the coding sequence ATGAGTGAAAAATTACAAAAGGTGTTAGCCCGTTCAGGTGTGGGTTCTCGTCGTGAGATGGAAACCTACATAGCTAATAACCGTGTTAGTGTAAACGGTAACGTTGCTAAGCTTGGCGATCGTGTTGATGGTTCAGAAACCATCAGAGTCGATGGACATATCGTTGATGTTCGTAGTCGCGAAGAAGAAATATGTCGTGTCTTGATGTACAACAAGCCAGAAGGTGAAATGTGTACACGTAAAGATCCAGAAGGGCGTCCAACGGTATACGATCGCTTGCCTCAATTAAAAAATAGCCGCTGGATTGGTATTGGCCGATTAGATGTAAACACGTCAGGATTGCTCTTGTTTACTAATGATGGCGAACTGGCCAACCGATTAATGCACCCAAGTTATGAAATTGAACGTGAATACTCCGTTCGTGTTTTTGGTGAAGTCACTAATGAAACATTGCAAAACATTACTCAAGGTGTAGAACTTGAGGATGGTTTGGCTAAGTTCGACCGCGTTAAAGCCGAACGAAATATGTCTGACGAAGGTAAAAATAAGTGGTATTCGGTAAGTCTACGAGAAGGCCGTAACCGCGAAGTCAGAAGGTTATGGGCGTCACAAGATGTTACCGTTTCTCGCTTGGTTCGAGTTCGTTATGCAGATATCAAACTAGATAGACGATTGATCCAAGGTGGATGGAAAGAGCTTGGTTTAGACGACGTTAATGCATTGCGTAAAAAGGTAGGGTTAGATCGCGAACTAAGAGAGTTTAACCCAAATATCCAAAAAGAGACGGCTCAAACGCGCAGAGTAGAACACGCACGAATCAAGCGAGCGGTTAAAAAACACAAAATGCGTCAAACGAAAAAACGTTAA
- a CDS encoding HD domain-containing phosphohydrolase produces the protein MSNDGLDSAFVFAPEVDVVADDTTEETSPWKVLIVDDEPSIHKITEIALGQFTFSDKGLEFLHAYSGKEAGELLSKQNDIAVVLLDVVMESDDAGLKTVNYIRNELDNHNVRVILRTGQPGQAPEVEVIEQYDINGYTEKTELTAKKLHSVVYTALRSYRDIVALDKHRLGLEKVIDATASILEKSSIKGFAQGALEQLAAILYLEDDVFLMEYDAVMAKQDETDLQVIASVKQGNSSGDDSALFNEVKNRASETTGSVIVSDKNSITFTNVYGDKKLVLCIKGSSEISHVDYSLIELFCKNVSIALENIELYEDVTNTQKDIIYSVCELAESRSKETGNHVRRVALFSRLLAEYYGLSEAQCDELFYASPLHDVGKVAIPDNILNKPGPLDPEEWEIMKTHAEVGYNSLRHMEKPIFQAGAIIAGQHHENWDGSGYPDGLKGEEIHIYGRITAVADVFDALMSKRCYKPAWEQEDVNKFVIEQSGSKFEPKLIEIFEKHNDEFVEIYNKYRDEVIDDMK, from the coding sequence ATGTCCAACGATGGCCTAGACAGTGCATTTGTATTTGCACCAGAAGTAGATGTGGTCGCAGACGATACAACTGAAGAAACGTCCCCTTGGAAAGTTCTTATTGTTGATGATGAACCAAGTATCCATAAAATAACCGAGATAGCTCTTGGTCAATTCACTTTCTCAGATAAAGGCTTAGAGTTTCTTCACGCATATTCAGGCAAAGAAGCTGGCGAACTTTTATCTAAACAAAACGATATCGCTGTCGTTTTACTAGACGTCGTCATGGAATCCGATGATGCAGGTTTAAAAACCGTCAATTACATAAGAAATGAACTCGATAATCACAATGTACGAGTCATTTTAAGAACGGGCCAACCCGGCCAGGCTCCGGAAGTTGAAGTAATTGAGCAATATGACATCAACGGATACACCGAGAAGACCGAGTTAACTGCCAAAAAGCTACATTCAGTTGTCTACACTGCACTTCGCTCCTACCGAGACATTGTTGCACTCGATAAGCACCGTTTAGGTTTAGAAAAAGTCATAGATGCGACGGCAAGTATATTGGAAAAAAGTTCGATAAAAGGTTTCGCTCAAGGCGCATTAGAGCAACTTGCTGCAATATTATATTTAGAAGACGATGTATTCTTAATGGAATACGATGCGGTTATGGCTAAACAAGATGAAACGGACTTACAAGTCATAGCATCCGTAAAACAAGGAAATAGCAGCGGTGACGACAGCGCCTTATTTAACGAAGTTAAAAACAGAGCTTCTGAAACAACCGGAAGCGTTATTGTTTCAGATAAAAACAGCATAACGTTTACCAACGTTTATGGCGACAAAAAGCTCGTTTTATGTATAAAAGGCTCTTCTGAAATAAGTCACGTAGATTACTCCTTAATAGAGCTGTTTTGTAAAAATGTCTCTATTGCATTAGAAAACATCGAACTCTATGAAGACGTAACGAATACTCAAAAAGACATTATTTATTCGGTTTGTGAATTAGCTGAATCTCGGAGTAAAGAGACGGGTAATCACGTTCGAAGGGTTGCTTTATTTTCACGTTTACTTGCTGAATATTATGGCTTATCTGAAGCGCAATGTGACGAATTATTCTATGCGTCTCCACTACATGACGTCGGTAAAGTAGCGATTCCAGATAATATTCTTAACAAGCCAGGACCTTTAGATCCGGAAGAATGGGAAATCATGAAAACCCACGCTGAAGTCGGATATAACAGTCTTAGACATATGGAAAAGCCCATTTTCCAAGCAGGTGCAATCATAGCTGGTCAACATCATGAAAACTGGGACGGCAGTGGATATCCTGACGGGTTAAAAGGCGAAGAAATTCATATTTACGGTAGAATAACAGCAGTAGCTGATGTTTTTGATGCATTAATGAGTAAACGTTGTTACAAACCAGCTTGGGAACAGGAAGATGTAAATAAGTTTGTGATTGAGCAAAGCGGCAGTAAGTTCGAACCCAAACTTATTGAAATATTCGAAAAGCACAACGATGAGTTTGTAGAAATTTACAACAAATATCGGGATGAAGTAATAGACGATATGAAATAG
- a CDS encoding sensor histidine kinase — MSIFSRTLILVMGTAMAALILLAFLTINFSQNYINTSLTERLDALIRNQEIKVSQALDSWTESAALISNNSQLSEALGRYNKNGDPDDYALVRNILDDVLESSGVLVKLALFTPEREPIVSLGFLSEVERASILRDVSEGYSFGFYQISKTNIGKTYVHLNEPVIYEDELVAELDIIIDVTGFVEAFYDKTGLGEGGFTRVLTLTAVGNWVDISDLSIKQNVNQDLTLENISYDGYLSSFGGKRDEFITISRRISGRAVVLQVNLNKQEVFAPIDNFYHQMLMALITAMAITGVIGWLFSRQITRPITRINKTVSRIAEGEKGIEIVSEAKDPREIKTLTTNIAQMANSLWKMNENLEVVVAERTAQLTKLTENLELAVDERTQEFQEANALLLEALEELHDTKNELVKAEKMASLGELVAGVAHEINTPLGVAVTGISQIDGQLQQLETNKNTGKLTASNFDGFINETKSLVELMNDQLQVASSLIKNFKEVAVDQHNSDIRDVELNTYMNKVMDTVRPKFKPTNIDLYLDCDESLALKTRPGAFSQVVSNLLLNSLIHAFDDNEVGMVKIDCKEIGDKIKVEISDDGKGISKENLEKVFDPFFTTKRGQGGSGLGLSIVYNIVTEALGGRIEASSELGQGTTFTIELPKALKAEDISSAEVE; from the coding sequence TTGTCAATTTTTTCACGTACTCTGATCTTAGTAATGGGAACAGCGATGGCTGCACTCATTTTACTCGCTTTTTTGACGATAAACTTCAGTCAAAATTATATCAATACATCACTTACAGAAAGACTAGATGCGCTGATTCGCAATCAAGAGATCAAAGTTAGCCAGGCTCTTGATAGCTGGACAGAATCAGCAGCTTTGATTTCTAATAATTCGCAATTGTCAGAAGCTTTGGGCCGGTACAATAAAAATGGTGACCCTGACGATTACGCTTTAGTCAGAAACATACTTGATGACGTATTAGAGTCTTCAGGCGTATTAGTAAAGCTTGCGTTGTTTACGCCAGAACGCGAACCAATAGTAAGTCTAGGCTTTTTGAGTGAGGTAGAACGAGCTTCTATATTACGAGATGTGAGTGAAGGTTATAGCTTTGGCTTTTACCAAATAAGCAAAACCAATATTGGTAAAACCTATGTCCATCTTAACGAACCGGTCATTTATGAAGACGAACTGGTCGCTGAGTTGGACATAATTATCGATGTAACGGGATTTGTTGAAGCGTTTTACGACAAAACAGGCTTAGGAGAAGGCGGGTTTACAAGAGTACTGACCCTTACGGCAGTAGGGAATTGGGTGGATATTTCAGATCTTAGTATCAAGCAAAATGTAAATCAGGATCTAACGTTAGAGAATATCTCATACGATGGTTATTTATCTTCTTTTGGTGGGAAGCGTGATGAGTTTATTACGATTTCTCGTCGTATAAGCGGTAGAGCAGTTGTTTTACAAGTTAATTTAAATAAACAAGAAGTCTTTGCCCCAATTGATAACTTTTATCATCAAATGTTAATGGCATTAATCACTGCTATGGCAATAACTGGTGTTATTGGCTGGTTGTTTAGCCGACAAATTACAAGACCTATTACACGCATTAATAAAACGGTCAGTCGAATTGCCGAGGGAGAGAAGGGAATAGAAATTGTGAGTGAAGCCAAAGATCCAAGGGAAATTAAAACACTCACTACAAATATTGCGCAAATGGCCAATAGTCTATGGAAAATGAATGAAAACCTAGAAGTTGTTGTCGCGGAGAGAACGGCGCAATTGACAAAACTCACTGAAAATTTGGAGCTTGCAGTTGATGAACGTACGCAGGAATTTCAAGAGGCCAACGCGCTATTGTTAGAGGCTTTAGAAGAGTTACACGACACCAAGAATGAACTGGTCAAAGCAGAAAAAATGGCTTCCCTTGGCGAATTGGTAGCTGGGGTTGCACATGAAATTAATACCCCGCTTGGTGTAGCTGTTACGGGCATAAGTCAAATTGATGGTCAATTGCAGCAATTAGAAACCAATAAAAATACAGGTAAGCTAACAGCATCTAATTTTGATGGCTTTATTAATGAGACAAAAAGCTTGGTCGAGTTGATGAATGATCAACTGCAAGTAGCGTCGTCTTTAATTAAGAACTTCAAAGAAGTTGCCGTCGACCAGCACAATTCAGATATTAGAGATGTAGAACTCAATACCTACATGAATAAGGTCATGGATACAGTACGTCCTAAATTTAAACCGACGAACATTGATTTATATTTAGACTGTGACGAATCTTTAGCGCTCAAAACACGTCCGGGTGCATTTTCACAGGTTGTATCCAATTTATTACTCAATAGTTTAATTCACGCCTTTGACGATAATGAAGTAGGGATGGTAAAAATTGACTGTAAGGAAATTGGCGACAAAATTAAAGTTGAAATCAGTGACGACGGAAAAGGCATAAGCAAAGAGAACTTAGAAAAAGTCTTTGATCCATTCTTTACTACCAAACGTGGCCAAGGCGGTAGTGGTTTAGGCTTGAGCATCGTTTACAACATAGTTACCGAAGCTTTAGGCGGTCGAATTGAAGCGAGTAGTGAACTGGGTCAAGGAACGACATTTACCATCGAGCTACCTAAGGCTCTTAAAGCTGAAGATATTTCGTCTGCAGAGGTGGAATAA
- a CDS encoding YciK family oxidoreductase, whose amino-acid sequence MNLSSLPNDKNALQNKVILVTGAGDGIGRQAALTYAEYGAEVILLGRTVKKLEAVYDEIVKAGGKEPAIIPLDMNGATVKNYQDMAATIEMEFGRLDGLLNNASILACLNPVEFITEDSFDKVMKVNFKATFFLTQALLPVLKKAENPSIIFTSSGVGKKGRAFWGEYAFSKFATEGLMETMADEYGHTHMRVNAINPGATKTKMRAKAYPGEDVEKLKTPLDLMPGYVYLMSDESKEVNGQSIDLQPK is encoded by the coding sequence ATGAATCTTTCTTCGTTACCAAACGACAAAAACGCACTACAAAACAAAGTTATATTAGTAACCGGCGCCGGAGATGGGATTGGCCGCCAAGCAGCGTTAACATACGCTGAATACGGTGCCGAAGTGATCTTACTCGGCCGTACGGTAAAAAAACTAGAAGCCGTTTATGACGAAATCGTTAAGGCTGGCGGTAAAGAGCCTGCTATTATTCCGCTTGATATGAACGGTGCAACAGTTAAAAACTATCAAGATATGGCCGCGACTATCGAAATGGAATTTGGCCGTTTGGATGGATTATTAAATAATGCATCCATTCTTGCTTGCTTAAACCCAGTAGAATTCATAACGGAAGACAGCTTTGACAAAGTAATGAAAGTAAACTTCAAAGCAACCTTCTTTTTAACTCAGGCGTTATTACCTGTCCTAAAGAAAGCCGAGAACCCGTCGATTATTTTCACTTCAAGCGGTGTTGGCAAAAAAGGTAGAGCGTTTTGGGGCGAGTACGCATTTTCAAAGTTTGCAACAGAAGGCCTAATGGAAACAATGGCTGACGAATATGGCCACACGCACATGCGCGTTAACGCCATAAACCCTGGCGCAACAAAAACTAAAATGCGTGCAAAGGCGTATCCTGGCGAAGATGTTGAGAAGCTGAAAACGCCGTTAGATTTAATGCCTGGATATGTATATCTAATGTCAGATGAAAGTAAAGAGGTGAATGGTCAATCAATCGACCTTCAACCTAAATAA
- a CDS encoding VolA/Pla-1 family phospholipase, producing the protein MKKLVLSIAITSALGLTGCEDTTLEDVQQENAAAKAELKAEAVAKLTTPRVRTVFDPSGGNISIPNDLLFSGTTDGTLEIPAEVAQKEAGDVDFTNPQIALGALDGWGTQNSFTIALDYDSDELQIDPATLQVPGAVALYQVEKFPSLTDPDCSDATKAGLLCKGLKQLQFGVDYVATLSGKNIAIVPLKAFEAGTSYVVALSDDIKDSLGNALAPSSTYASVKTDINSSPLVLPSIPDSELNATQAGIRLLQTMVNNFEDVLEADLGADASKITYTQAFTVQSAGVPTSDPLQIVKQLNGQAFGMMAQADASSVVTVIAPVSMQVAPEVSINLTVAQALAAQNLIPNDPMNPSYALFNSANLYSGSMTVPYYLESGAESVTGRWEAACDSGAMLRALSDEQKAALAAQAGDNHELCSQVGLADFGIDTYRHLTKFNPVPATKSMQEVAIQVTLPNVENANMVRPSFGLAADLVKPMTGWPVVILQHGVTSKKEDMLALTGVLSAMGFATVAIDHPLHGSRGFELEDGTVINASSSVEGSDPTVYLNLASLLSGRDNMRQSIADGLKLRLSLNAMIDGTNPTVATIDASEVHYLGHSLGGITGVGFAAVANSPTGNESLDGLYKIDTAVLANPGAGVGNFLLESGAFGPLVAASVVLGLENELSDAVMANLAPETYGQIVMANPSCAAAFDGEGNLVNQSVAIVCAYEAFMATATDEQKAQVQSGLASFSFAAQTVIDAADPTNYAQTLVATGTPVLMYEMVGDLEEGGMNPSDQVVPNRVSTNMLAGTSGLEMQMGLQKVTEQSVIDLESGLQAIVEFRYGGHSTLLSPATSLEGNYPALFNAVNQEMQAIAATFMKSKGTVVNISDAGFGACLVKGANEENCSPE; encoded by the coding sequence ATGAAAAAATTAGTACTTAGCATAGCGATAACCAGTGCGCTGGGTCTGACAGGTTGTGAAGATACGACTTTGGAAGACGTTCAACAGGAAAATGCTGCCGCAAAAGCCGAATTAAAAGCCGAAGCTGTAGCAAAATTAACGACACCTCGTGTACGCACGGTGTTTGACCCTTCAGGTGGAAACATCTCCATACCTAATGACTTATTATTCAGCGGAACAACAGACGGTACTTTAGAAATACCTGCTGAAGTTGCACAGAAAGAAGCAGGTGATGTTGACTTCACAAACCCTCAAATCGCACTTGGTGCTTTGGACGGTTGGGGTACTCAGAATTCATTTACCATCGCGCTTGATTACGACAGCGATGAGTTACAAATAGATCCGGCTACTCTACAGGTGCCTGGTGCCGTTGCTCTTTACCAAGTTGAAAAGTTTCCTTCTTTGACTGATCCAGATTGTAGCGACGCGACAAAAGCTGGTCTTTTGTGTAAAGGTTTGAAGCAACTTCAATTTGGAGTTGACTATGTAGCAACCCTAAGCGGCAAAAACATTGCTATCGTACCTTTAAAGGCATTCGAAGCAGGCACAAGTTATGTAGTAGCGTTATCAGATGATATTAAAGACTCATTGGGTAATGCATTGGCGCCGTCTTCGACTTATGCGTCAGTTAAAACAGACATAAACTCTTCGCCATTAGTATTGCCTTCTATCCCGGATAGCGAATTGAACGCAACTCAAGCGGGTATACGTCTACTTCAAACTATGGTTAATAATTTTGAAGACGTACTAGAAGCGGATTTAGGTGCTGATGCGTCTAAAATAACGTACACGCAGGCGTTTACTGTTCAGTCGGCAGGGGTACCAACTTCTGATCCACTACAAATCGTAAAACAGCTTAATGGCCAAGCGTTTGGTATGATGGCGCAAGCTGACGCGAGTTCTGTAGTAACCGTTATTGCTCCAGTTTCGATGCAAGTTGCTCCAGAAGTATCAATTAATTTAACGGTTGCGCAAGCATTAGCAGCACAAAACTTGATCCCTAATGACCCAATGAATCCAAGCTATGCATTGTTTAACTCTGCAAACTTGTATTCTGGTTCTATGACGGTTCCTTACTACCTTGAGTCTGGTGCTGAATCAGTAACAGGGCGTTGGGAAGCAGCATGTGATTCAGGTGCTATGTTACGTGCGTTGAGTGATGAGCAAAAAGCTGCGCTAGCTGCACAAGCTGGCGATAATCACGAGCTTTGCTCGCAGGTTGGACTGGCTGACTTTGGGATTGACACATATCGTCATTTGACCAAGTTCAATCCAGTACCTGCAACTAAATCAATGCAGGAAGTTGCGATTCAGGTAACGCTACCTAACGTTGAAAACGCAAACATGGTACGCCCTAGCTTTGGTTTAGCTGCTGATTTGGTCAAGCCTATGACAGGTTGGCCGGTAGTTATTCTACAACACGGTGTTACTTCTAAGAAAGAAGATATGCTTGCTTTGACAGGTGTGCTATCTGCAATGGGTTTTGCTACGGTAGCAATCGATCACCCATTACACGGTTCTCGTGGGTTTGAACTTGAAGATGGTACTGTTATCAACGCAAGTAGTTCGGTTGAAGGTAGTGACCCGACGGTTTACCTAAACCTAGCGAGTTTATTGTCAGGTCGTGACAATATGCGTCAATCGATTGCAGACGGATTAAAACTAAGATTGTCTCTAAACGCGATGATTGACGGTACAAATCCTACTGTTGCAACTATTGATGCTTCAGAAGTTCATTACTTGGGTCATTCACTTGGCGGTATCACAGGTGTTGGTTTTGCAGCAGTAGCAAACAGTCCGACTGGTAACGAGTCTCTTGATGGTCTATACAAAATTGATACGGCTGTTTTGGCAAACCCAGGTGCAGGTGTCGGTAATTTCTTACTTGAATCAGGTGCATTTGGTCCGTTAGTAGCGGCTTCAGTTGTCCTAGGTCTTGAAAACGAACTGTCTGATGCGGTAATGGCGAACTTAGCACCAGAAACGTACGGTCAAATTGTGATGGCAAACCCAAGCTGTGCAGCAGCGTTTGACGGCGAAGGTAACTTAGTTAACCAAAGTGTTGCTATCGTATGTGCGTACGAAGCGTTTATGGCTACGGCGACCGACGAACAAAAAGCACAAGTTCAGTCTGGTTTAGCGTCGTTCTCATTTGCAGCGCAAACGGTAATTGATGCGGCAGACCCAACTAACTATGCCCAAACCTTAGTTGCAACTGGTACTCCTGTACTAATGTATGAAATGGTTGGTGACTTAGAAGAAGGTGGTATGAACCCATCGGATCAAGTTGTTCCAAACCGTGTTTCGACAAATATGTTAGCTGGTACTTCAGGTCTAGAAATGCAAATGGGACTACAAAAAGTAACTGAGCAATCAGTTATTGATCTTGAGTCTGGTTTGCAAGCTATCGTTGAATTTAGATACGGTGGCCACTCAACGTTGTTATCACCAGCAACAAGCCTAGAAGGTAACTACCCGGCATTGTTTAATGCAGTGAACCAAGAAATGCAGGCAATTGCAGCAACGTTCATGAAGAGCAAAGGTACAGTAGTAAATATTTCTGATGCAGGTTTTGGTGCGTGTTTAGTTAAAGGCGCTAACGAAGAAAACTGTAGCCCAGAATAA
- the sohB gene encoding protease SohB, producing the protein MEYLYEYGLFLAKAVTFVVAVLLVVGFVVGAAIKQKQSKKGELNIDHLTEQFNEDMDDIKKSMMSKEELKEHEKQIKANAKKEKKDKKAKQKSNASAADEEQLMRKRVFVVSFDGDVEASAVESLREEVTAIISIAQPDDEVVIKLESPGGMVHGYGLAASQIQRLTSRGIKVTAAVDKVAASGGYMMACVADEIVAAPFAIIGSIGVVAQLPNINKLLKKHDVEIEQHTAGEFKRTLTVLGENTDKAREKFKEELEETHVLFKSFVSENRPVVEIDTVATGEHWYGVQAKELNLIDQVKTSDDLILELHKEKDVYSVEYKIKHNIAEKLGVAASTAFTKTLGKFSTWSLTHSK; encoded by the coding sequence TTGGAATATCTTTACGAATACGGTTTGTTTTTAGCAAAAGCAGTCACTTTTGTCGTTGCAGTTTTATTAGTTGTAGGCTTTGTAGTAGGTGCCGCAATCAAACAAAAGCAAAGTAAAAAAGGTGAATTGAATATAGACCACCTGACTGAACAATTTAATGAGGATATGGATGACATTAAAAAGTCCATGATGTCCAAAGAAGAATTGAAAGAGCATGAAAAACAAATAAAAGCTAATGCTAAAAAAGAAAAGAAAGACAAAAAGGCAAAACAAAAATCAAATGCATCCGCGGCTGATGAAGAGCAATTAATGCGCAAAAGAGTGTTTGTTGTTAGTTTCGACGGCGACGTAGAAGCAAGCGCTGTTGAGTCTTTGCGAGAGGAGGTCACCGCGATTATTTCTATTGCGCAGCCAGACGATGAAGTGGTAATCAAGCTAGAGAGTCCTGGCGGGATGGTTCATGGGTATGGCTTAGCTGCTTCACAAATTCAACGACTGACGTCACGAGGTATTAAAGTTACTGCTGCTGTTGATAAAGTTGCAGCAAGTGGTGGTTACATGATGGCCTGTGTTGCAGATGAGATCGTTGCTGCGCCATTTGCAATTATTGGTTCAATTGGCGTTGTAGCTCAACTACCAAACATTAATAAGTTATTAAAAAAGCACGATGTAGAAATTGAGCAGCACACAGCGGGTGAGTTCAAACGAACTTTAACGGTATTGGGTGAAAACACGGACAAAGCTCGAGAAAAGTTCAAAGAAGAGCTAGAGGAAACTCACGTACTGTTCAAATCCTTTGTCTCGGAAAACCGTCCTGTGGTCGAAATCGACACGGTTGCGACGGGTGAACATTGGTATGGTGTACAGGCAAAAGAATTAAACCTGATAGATCAGGTCAAAACCAGTGATGATCTGATTCTAGAATTACATAAAGAAAAAGACGTTTACTCAGTTGAATACAAGATCAAACACAACATTGCGGAAAAACTGGGTGTAGCGGCAAGTACGGCGTTTACTAAAACATTAGGAAAGTTTTCGACTTGGTCGTTGACTCATTCTAAATAA